In Aspergillus luchuensis IFO 4308 DNA, chromosome 1, nearly complete sequence, the following are encoded in one genomic region:
- a CDS encoding GNAT family N-acetyltransferase (COG:S;~EggNog:ENOG410PSER;~InterPro:IPR000182,IPR016181;~PFAM:PF13508;~go_function: GO:0008080 - N-acetyltransferase activity [Evidence IEA]) yields MFQLLPVTEPDLSSMVELWYDAFDDPINRRLYPDTSGARAWLEDYHRASLQSPDQHYLKVTTDHSTGSTSPLVAFVKWDFNTTSPGHHFPPRHVDFDQIFCDTFFGGLDQARRTIMGSRPHYYLDALITHPEYRRQGAASMLIQWGCKRADQDGIPIWVDSSQEGARIYQRFGFRDVSVLGVTPTGAMSMLRDPVGGDAA; encoded by the exons ATGTTTCAACTCCTCCCCGTTACAGAGCCTGACCTCTCCTCTATGGTCGAGTTGTGGTACGACGCCTTTGATGATCCCATCAATCGGCGGCTGTATCCCGATACCTCCGGAGCGCGCGCCTGGCTAGAGGACTACCACCGCGCCAGTCTGCAATCCCCTGATCAACACTATCTTAAAGTTACCACGGATCATAGTACCGGGTCGACCTCTCCCCTTGTAGCATTCGTGAAATGGGacttcaacaccacctctCCAGGTCACCACTTTCCCCCGCGCCATGTCGATTTCGACCAAATCTTTTGCGACACGTTCTTCGGGGGGCTGGACCAGGCGCGACGGACCATCATGGGCTCGCGTCCGCACTATT ATCTGGATGCCCTGATCACCCACCCGGAATATCGCCGGCAGGGAGCGGCATCAATGCTCATCCAGTGGGGATGTAAGCGTGCCGATCAGGACGGAATTCCCATATGGGTGGATTCCAGTCAGGAAGGGGCCCGGATCTACCAGCGCTTTGGGTTTCGCGATGTCAGTGTGTTGGGGGTGACTCCGACCGGCGCCATGTCCATGCTGCGGGATcccgttggtggtgatgctgcgtAG
- a CDS encoding uncharacterized protein (COG:S;~EggNog:ENOG410PY1F;~TransMembrane:6 (o15-37i49-70o90-111i123-144o164-185i197-215o)), translating to MAAPYGISPTDRSGAIVIAATLFMSWMVLVSLFRVYMRVAMNGPAGWDDVVVWIGGAIGIGNMGAIMKGVSQGLGRINPTDEEGAMKALYTANLLFLASHGASKVSVCLLLRRLGREGAYIRLCTVGLAVLVLWFLASLLAVGLQCEPSQPWNLTQCHSFMTGWRAMTAFDIITEALLVGLSIRLVWGVQMRRTQKAGVIGAFGTRIVIVALTIVRQCYLNRVGLNNILLDMSNVVVATEVLLHSSLMAATVPCLKPFVIAFNTGWGQGGQKDGSYLRSETSEGPPSKARSRPYPADDEITMIPTGGARECEGYLEEASGGLMIHQTREWSLRTEYIEMQPLRGPERL from the exons ATGGCGGCGCCTTATGGGATCAGCCCGACGGACCGCAGCGGGGCGATCGTCATCGCCGCAACGCTGTTCATGTCTtggatggtgctggtgtcCTTGTTCCGGGTCTATATGCGGGTTGCCATGAACGGACCGgctggatgggatgatgtcGTAGTCTGGATCGGTGGA GCGATAGGAATTGGGAATATGGGCGCCATTATGAAGGGTGTATCGCAGGGTCTGGGTCGAATCAATCCGACCGACGAAGAGGGTGCCATGAAG GCTTTGTATACAGCCAATCTCCTGTTCCTCGCTAGCCATGGCGCCTCCAAAGTATCTGTCTGCCTCCTTCTTCGGCGCCTGGGCCGAGAAGGCGCCTATATACGACTTTGCACTGTGGGCCTCGCGGTACTCGTCCTTTGGTTCCTCGCTTCCCTTCTTGCAGTGGGACTTCAATGTGAACCTTCTCAGCCATGGAATCTCACGCAATGTCACTCTTTC ATGACGGGATGGCGTGCCATGACAGCGTTCGATATCATCACAGAGGCCCTTCTGGTGGGCCTGAGTATTCGATTGGTGTGGGGAGTGCAGATGCGTCGCACTCAAAAGGCCGGGGTGATAGGTGCCTTTGGCACTCGAATCGT GATTGTCGCCCTTACCATTGTGCGCCAATGTTACCTCAACCGGGTCGGGTTAAACAATATTCTGCTGGACATGTCGaatgtggtggtggccacCGAAGTGCTCCTGCACAGCAGTCTCATGGCGGCGACGGTGCCCTGCCTCAAGCCGTTTGTGATAGCCTTCAACACGGGCTGGGGTCAGGGTGGCCAGAAAGATGGCTCTTATCTGCGGTCGGAAACCAGTGAGGGCCCTCCATCCAAGGCCCGATCGCGTCCATATCCGGCAGACGATGAGATTACCATGATCCCGACCGGGGGAGCGAGGGAGTGCGAGGGGTATCTGGAGGAGGCAAGCGGGGGGTTAATGATCCACCAGACGCGCGAGTGGAGTCTACGAACCGAGTATATTGAGATGCAGCCGCTCAGGGGGCCCGAACGATTGTAA
- a CDS encoding putative amino acid permease (COG:E;~EggNog:ENOG410PIEB;~InterPro:IPR002293;~PFAM:PF00324,PF13520;~TransMembrane:12 (i50-72o84-108i129-154o174-193i200-222o242-261i282-304o334-356i383-403o409-433i453-473o485-505i);~go_component: GO:0016020 - membrane [Evidence IEA];~go_function: GO:0022857 - transmembrane transporter activity [Evidence IEA];~go_process: GO:0055085 - transmembrane transport [Evidence IEA]) — MWLEKGSKSVAYTTAPEEGSLPSTKGGTTQDGRDMWRVGRDQELNRNFRFLSVLGFSAVLMCTWEAVLFGASYGLTDGGKGGMIYTYLGVLCGFSFVILSMAEMASMAPTSGGQYHWVSEFAPPSCQCLLSYITGWVCVLGWHTGIAGCSYTVANMLVGLLAINYPDSYDYKPWHVTLLVIAVALAALLFNTLLAQKLPLIEGIILIVHCFGFFGILIPLWVLSPSVPPSDVFGSIVDRGGWGSNGLSCLVGVVGPVYALIGPDSAVHMSEEIRDASRILPLGMVWTLILNGATGFVMIVTFAFCVGDIDKVMASTTGFAFIQVFLNSTGSVPAATGMTVVIMIMQFCATISNVATTSRQIYSFARDQGVPFSSFFSQVNKTFTVPLNALCVSLVIVSLLSLINIGSSVAFNAIMSLGTAALLSSYLISISCVRLRRWRKQPLPPARWSMGRFTPFVDTVSLLVLIVVFVFTFFPLTNDTAPSEFNWAIVIFGAVVVFALVYYALYARKVYKGPVTRVRVAQ, encoded by the exons ATGTGGCTGGAGAAAGGGAGCAAGTCGGTCGCCTACACCACTGCGCCGGAGGAGGGCTCCTTGCCCTCCACCAAGGGCGGAACCACTCAAGATGGCCGCGATATGTGGCGTGTGGGACGTGACCAGGAGTTGAAT CGCAATTTTCGATTCCTCTCGGTGCTGGGTTTCAGCGCCGTGCTGATGTGCACCTGGGAGGCTGTGTTATT CGGTGCCTCATACGGCCTGACGGATGGAGGAAAAGGTGGAATGATCTACACCTACCTCGGTGTCCTCTGCGGATTCAGTTTCGTAATTCTCtccatggcggagatggcgtCCAT GGCCCCTACCTCCGGCGGCCAATACCACTGGGTATCCGAATTTGCCCCGCCCAGTTGCCAGTGTTTATTGAGTTATATCACAGGCTGGGTATGCGTGCTCGGATGGCATACGGGCATCGCTGGTTGCAGCTACACTGTAGCAAACATGCTAGTCGGTCTCTTGGCAATCAACTACCCAGATTCCTATGACTATAAGCCGTGGCACGTTACGTTATTGGTCATTGCAGTAGCGTTGGCTGCACTGCTCTTCAACACGCTGCTGGCACAGAAGCTGCCGCTGATTGAAGGAATAATTTTGATTGTTCACTGCTTTGGCTTCTTTGGTATCCTGATTCCGCTGTGGGTGCTGTCTCCGTCGGTGCCACCATCAGATGTCTTTGGCTCTATCGTCGACCGTGGAGGATGGGGCAGCAACGGTCTATCCTGCTTGGTCGGGGTGGTTGGGCCAGTTTATGCTTTGATCG GTCCGGACTCGGCTGTGCACATGT CCGAGGAGATCCGTGATGCGTCGCGCATATTGCCCCTAGGCATGGTTTGGACGCTGATTCTGAATGGTGCCACCGGGTTCGTCATGATTGTTACTTTCGCCTTTTGCGTGGGAGACATCGACAAGGTCATGGCCTCAACCACCGGTTTTGCCTTTATCCAGGTGTTCCTGAACTCGACTGGCTCGGTGCCCGCAGCAACGGGAATGACAGTGGTCATCATGATAATGCAGTTCTGTGCCACGATCAGCAATGTGGCCACTACATCTCGACAAATCTATTCTTTCGCTCGTGATCAAGGCGTTCCATTCTCTAGCTTCTTTTCTCAG GTCAACAAGACATTCACCGTACCATTAAACGCGCTCTGCGTCAGCTTGGTGATTGTCTCCCTTCTATCCTTAATCAACATTGGATCTTCCGTGGCCTTCAATGCCATCATGTCGTTAGGAACGGCCGCCCTGTTGTCATCGTACCTTATCTCCATCAGTTGCGTGCGGCTGCGACGGTGGCGTAAACAGCCTCTCCCACCCGCGCGCTGGAGTATGGGGCGGTTTACTCCGTTCGTTGATACGGTGTCTCTGCTGGTGCTGAtagtcgtcttcgtctttaCCTTCTTTCCCCTGACAAACGATACTGCACCGTCCGAATTTAACTGGGCCATTGTCATTTTTGGCGCCGTCGTGGTGTTTGCCTTGGTGTATTATGCTCTCTATGCCCGGAAGGTGTACAAGGGGCCGGTGACGCGGGTGCGGGTGGCACAATAA
- a CDS encoding DUF4246 domain-containing protein (COG:S;~EggNog:ENOG410PGN5;~InterPro:IPR025340;~PFAM:PF14033) has translation MGSQPSSPIKLPGFNLPLNWQPKETELFPNALDYGDINDGYVGHLSTQREITMMQVMNTISEKPEWWRKVFDEGITSRWRTEVLASGQDVTPQMMDYIIVELQWKARNLQKEGLLSIFDVGVVRSDTAVTKELQKALQQAVAPLENIPAHKKDYHPGSDQKVVDLVHPSLFPLVYGRTRILPDHLITSDHSLGSIGQGVVVPVPSEEEARPSAEANTPYRRWQVEQMRAFSRQFQWLPCDVELGTESGCRIVSYINNLHPTEHEPLYRVVEQIIDAAIPLWEHSLTQVREEGNERIPYHGVSYLLHPDPEPKPEEDEDSDSEEFSERYNAWEKARPIALPEPGRFRPPEPSWKGWVHLRQSFHETGLQVIVKLANIELTPERPDYEGGTWHLEGQLNERICATAIYYYDSHNITESTLSFRQRAGSLYDVDYDQDRHEFIHAVYGFGPDVSGNGESQITQHLGSVVCREGRLLTFPNIVQHRVSPFGLADRSRPGHRKILALFLVDPHRRIISTANVPPQQETWARERRDAIQQVLAPKLPAELQQMVSDNIPALAMTLEEAREYRVALMDERRAKQGPQNDGFEKGDFSLCEH, from the exons ATGGGTTCGCAACCTAGTTCACCCATCAAACTGCCAGGATTCAACCTTCCCTTGAACTGGCAGCCCAAG GAAACGGAGCTTTTCCCCAACGCATTAGACTATGGAGATATCAATGATGGCTACGTTGG CCATCTAAGCACTCAGCGTGAAATAACCATGATGCAGGTCATGAATACGATCTCAGAGAAGCCCGAATGGTGGCGTAAG GTGTTCGACGAAGGCATCACGTCACGATGGCGGACGGAGGTGCTGGCATCCGGTCAAGACGTGACTCCTCAAATGATGGACTATATCATCGTAGAACTCCAATGGAAAGCTCGAAACCTTCAGAAAGAAGGACTGCTTTCGATATTTGATGTCGGGGTCGTCCGCTCCGACACAGCCGTTACGAAGGAGCTTCAAAAGGCGTTGCAGCAAGCCGTTGCTCCCCTCGAGAACATACCGGCCCATAAAAAGGACTACCACCCCGGCTCAGACCAGAAAGTTGTCGACCTCGTTCACCCTTCGCTCTTCCCACTGGTTTACGGGCGCACGCGCATTCTACCCGATCATTTGATCACGTCGGACCACAGTCTCGGCAGTATTGGTCAAGGAGTGGTCGTGCCCGTTccgtcggaggaagaggccagGCCATCCGCCGAGGCAAACACTCCGTACAGAAGATGGCAGGTGGAGCAAATGCGCGCGTTCAGCCGACAATTTCAATGGCTGCCCTGCGATGTGGAATTGGGTACAGAAAGTGGCTGTCGCATTGTCTCGTACATCAACAACCTGCACCCGACAGAGCATGAGCCCCTCTACCGCGTGGTGGAGCAAATCATTGATGCGGCCATTCCGCTCTGGGAACACAGCTTGACGCAGGTTCgggaggaaggaaacgaGCGCATTCCCTACCACGGGGTGTCTTATCTGCTACACCCTGACCCAGAACCGAAgcccgaggaagatgaggactcGGACAGTGAGGAATTTTCAGAGCGCTATAATGCGTGGGAAAAGGCTCGTCCCATTGCTCTTCCGGAGCCAGGCCGCTTCAGACCCCCCGAGCCCTCCTGGAAAGGATGGGTGCACTTGCGACAGTCTTTCCACGAGACGGGGCTGCAAGTGATCGTAAAACTGGCTAACATTGAACTCACTCCGGAGCGGCCAGATTATGAGGGAGGAACATGGCATCTCGAGGGACAGCTA AATGAACGCATCTGTGCGACAGCCATCTACTATTACGACAGCCATAACATCACTGAAAGCACGCTGTCCTTCCGTCAACGGGCTGGGTCTCTGTACGATGTGGATTACGACCAAGATCGACATGAATTCATCCACGCAGTCTATGGCTTTGGTCCCGACGTGAGCGGAAACGGGGAATCCCAGATCACCCAGCACCTTGGCAGCGTGGTCTGTCGCGAAGGGCGACTACTTACGTTTCCCAATATAGTGCAGCATCGGGTGTCACCCTTTGGCCTGGCAGACCGCTCGCGGCCGGGCCATCGCAAGATCCTGGCGCTGTTCTTGGTGGACCCGCATCGGCGCATCATCTCCACTGCAAATGTACCACCGCAGCAAGAGACCTGGGCCCGCGAGAGACGGGATGCGATTCAGCAGGTGCTTGCGCCGAAATTACCGGCTGAACTACAGCAGATGGTGTCTGATAACATCCCCGCACTTGCCATGACCCTGGAGGAAGCCCGGGAATACCGGGTGGCGCTGATGGACGAGAGACGAGCCAAACAAGGGCCGCAAAATGACGGGTTTGAAAAAGGCGACTTTTCACTTTGTGAGCATTGA
- a CDS encoding WSC domain-containing protein (COG:S;~EggNog:ENOG410PZYI;~InterPro:IPR002889;~PFAM:PF01822;~TransMembrane:2 (o35-54i66-85o)), which yields MDQDRRVFSGSAVHESLKTLGCRISLFSHPPHPPILSFCFSSLLAEPASTPLLLGNTHESFSMLPTMKVTILSAILALSLSAHALSNDFVGCYSSSGSLVNKGSSEFQSTGLCTSTCGRNGARYAATTNSVDCYCGSSLPPSAKLVSQSECNINCPGFPEDHCGGNGFWSVHQTYITGDDVDGDDNNNTDDGDGNSDSGDNSGNGPNDGPGSGFGDGPDDGPGKGPGGGPETTTASSITIYPTPSAVITVTSAAAMTGTSSPSATIPSKESSSVSVATVSPTTATSGASRRFRFLFF from the exons ATGGACCAGGATCGCAGGGTCTTTTCAGGGTCCGCTGTTCATGAGTCCCTTAAAACACTTGGCTGTCGCATTTCGCTATTCTctcacccccctcatccGCCAATTCTCTCGTTctgtttctcctctctcctcgcgGAACCAGCATCCACTCCTTTGCTACTGGGGAATACCCACGAGTCATTCTCTATGCTGCCCACCATGAAGGTTACCATCCTCTCCGCTATTCTGGCGCTCTCGCTTTCCGCGCACGCTCTGTCTAACGATTTCGTGGGCTGCTACTCGTCCTCCGGCAGCTTGGTGAACAAGGGCTCCAGTGAATTCCAATCCACGGGATTATGCACAAGTACTTGCGGTCGCAATGGTGCGAGATATGCTGCTACCACAAATAGCGTTGACTGCTACTGTGGCTCTTCGCTGCCTCCGAGCGCGAAGCTCGTCTCCCAGTCAGAGTGCAATATCAATTGCCCAGGATTTCCAGAGGACCATT GTGGAGGCAATGGCTTCTGGTCCGTTCACCAGACCTATATCACGGGCGATGACGTCGACGgcgacgacaacaacaacacagatgatggggatgggaacaGCGATTCGGGCGACAACTCCGGGAATGGTCCAAACGATGGCCCTGGTAGTGGTTTCGGCGATGGCCCAGATGATGGTCCAGGAAAAGGCCCAGGGGGCGGACCGGAAACTACGACAGCatccagcatcaccatctATCCCACTCCTTCTGCTGTCATCACGGTGACATCGGCCGCCGCTATGACAGGCACCAGCTCCCCGTCTGCCACTATTCCAAGCAAGGAATCGTCCAGTGTCTCCGTGGCGACGGTGTCGCCAACCACGGCCACGTCGGGGGCCAGCCGGCGATTCCGGTTCCTGTTTTTCTAA
- a CDS encoding uncharacterized protein (COG:S;~EggNog:ENOG410PY41;~SECRETED:SignalP(1-22)): MNLRTRGCLFLILSLGFAYGRASITPGVTEIDLIFPRNDSYSPSPLTPIMFAIQNPSLLSSFNPTISYSIEQEDVEAKESYITSGTIHLVNTNYTRSDPYFLYWSVGNLDIEGTFVFAWELRMFNCSHSPQSDALTFGYLDTLRHQLHFSIKNGTSPPDIAAATKDSTCEQSIAQAIQVPELLDVLPTRTWGAPSCAPTVGPSPTPSPCEVKIDSTAAASISLALTSSACRNPLRTGLSCPTPSPESKAPATQSPVGGFRILAMGTLLAYSLA, encoded by the coding sequence atgaactTGCGTACTCGAGGCTGTCTTTTCCTGATCCTCTCTCTTGGCTTTGCTTACGGGCGGGCCTCTATCACTCCAGGCGTTACAGAAATCGACTTGATCTTTCCGCGTAACGACAGCTATTCCCCGTCGCCTCTCACTCCGATCATGTTTGCCATCCAAAACCCGAGTCTCCTGTCAAGTTTCAACCCGACGATCTCCTATAGCATTGAGCAGGAAGATGTCGAAGCCAAGGAAAGTTATATTACCTCGGGCACGATCCACCTCGTGAACACCAATTATACGAGAAGTGACCCTTACTTCCTCTATTGGAGCGTCGGGAATCTGGACATTGAAGGCACCTTCGTGTTTGCCTGGGAGCTTCGGATGTTCAACTGCTCCCATTCCCCGCAGAGTGACGCTTTGACCTTCGGATATCTTGACACGCTCCGCCATCAGTTGCACTTCTCGATAAAGAATGGCACTTCGCCACCAGACATCGCCGCCGCAACCAAGGATAGTACGTGCGAGCAGTCTATAGCCCAGGCTATACAAGTCCCAGAGTTGTTGGACGTGTTGCCTACGCGAACCTGGGGAGCACCATCCTGTGCACCGACTGTGGGCCCATCCCCGACTCCCAGTCCTTGCGAGGTCAAGATCGATTCCACAGCTGCCGCAAGTATCTCCTTGGCTTTGACTTCCAGTGCCTGTCGTAATCCTCTCCGCACCGGGCTCAGTTGCCCAACTCCATCCCCTGAGAGTAAGGCCCCCGCGACGCAATCGCCGGTCGGAGGGTTCCGGATCCTGGCAATGGGAACGCTTCTCGCTTACAGTCTTGCATGA
- a CDS encoding tyrosinase family protein (COG:G;~EggNog:ENOG410PMG2;~InterPro:IPR008922,IPR002227;~PFAM:PF00264;~SECRETED:SignalP(1-20);~go_function: GO:0016491 - oxidoreductase activity [Evidence IEA]), with the protein MRLSFLSAAIAALTITPVSADTQDAVDVLASKALATKRAYLAAEGSSNSSCNINNAAVRKEWGSLAPEDRKKYTDAVLCLMSKPPKSDPNWAPGVRNRYDDFVAVHINQTLYIHGTGNFLTWHRYFTWAYENALRTECGYDGYQPYWAWNKYAANPINSPVFDGTEYSMSGNGDFVPHNGTPATDYTTIPPGVGGGCVRNGPFANMTVNLGPVDPTLQIPGLVAQNGSGLDYNPRCLRRDISPWTALGWTKTSDVTSLIEECDNISCFEWTMQGFFEEGFLGVHTAGHFTIGGDPGGDLYASPGDPAFYVHHAMIDRVFWIWQNLNPANRTYVVKGPDFIDGLIASPNATIHDLLYMGNLTVSREIYDVLDTTAGTPLCYIYE; encoded by the exons ATGCGTCTCTCCTTCCTATCTGCTGCTATTGCAGCCCTGACTATCACTCCTGTGTCGGCAGACACGCAAGATGCTGTCGATGTGCTGGCTAGCAAGGCCTTGGCCACCAAGCGTGCCTATTTGGCGGCTGAGGGCTCTTCCAACTCCAGCtgcaacatcaacaatgcgGCAGTTCGCAAGGAATG GGGCTCCCTCGCGCCGGAGGACCGCAAGAAGTACACTGATGCTGTCCTCTGCTTGATGTCGAAGCCCCCCAAGTCTGACCCGAACTGGGCTCCTGGTGTCCGCAACCGTTATGATGACTTCGTGGCGGTTCACATTAATCAGACGCTGTATATCCACGGCACG GGCAACTTCCTCACCTGGCACCGCTACTTCACCTGGGCCTATGAGAATGCTCTGCGTACAGAGTGTGGCTACGATGGCTACCAGCCATACTGGGCATGGAACAAGTACGCCGCCAACCCCATCAACTCGCCCGTTTTTGACGGCACCGAGTACAGTATGTCTGGTAACGGTGACTTCGTTCCCCACAACGGCACCCCTGCGACTGACTATACCACCATCCCGCCGGGTGTGGGTGGAGGTTGTGTCCGCAACGGCCCCTTCGCAAA CATGACCGTCAACCTGGGACCGGTTGATCCTACCCTGCAGATCCCTGGCCTCGTAGCCCAGAACGGCAGCGGTTTGGATTACAACCCCCGTTGCCTGCGTCGTGATATCTCTCCTTGGACAGCTTTGGGCTGGACCAAGACTAGTGATGTCACGAGCCTAATTGAGGAGTGCGATAACATCTCCTGCTTCGAGTGGACCATGCAAGGGTTCTTCGAGGAAGGTTTCCTGGGCGTTCACACGGCTGGTCACTTCACCATTGGTGGTGATCCGGGTGGT GATCTGTACGCTTCTCCCGGTGATCCGGCATTCTATGTCCACCACGCTATGATTGATCGCGTCTTCTGGATCTGGCAGAACCTGAACCCTGCTAACCGCACGTACGTCGTCAAGGGACCCGACTTTATTGATGGTCTGATTGCATCGCCCAACGCTACTATTCATGACCTTCTCTACATGGGTAACCTGACGGTCTCGCGAGAGATTTATGATGTGCTGGACACCACAGCTGGGACTCCCCTGTGCTATATTTATGAGTAA
- a CDS encoding uncharacterized protein (COG:S;~EggNog:ENOG410PWYB;~TransMembrane:7 (o29-50i62-85o105-128i140-169o189-210i222-240o260-280i)) codes for MSPLPGRSVDLRQILWLRDESGDSNAPGILAAVGTLTGLSTLVLWLRCYVRGYLLRRFNAEEYIITVAWLCAVGVLVCFVLEAQHGVGRFSKDITDEDEQVLSKLVYYHSIIVMVGLSLVKISLAVFLRRFSSTLLSKALVGSIIFLVAFTIACGLTLILQCIPVAAAWETSLRPHARCFDNDTYTAIGLWNSITNLVTDIIFATLPIPLFIGIQVNWRTKFSLIGVLSLGYLACVAGIVKIISQVKVLKEQNIYRHDTFMIWNCAELNVAILAACLPSLKPLLKSVLDGTRSLTTGRRNTSAYRYDTQGYYVQRSTDIAMKSMPRVPPTVYDVTAAGSSDGESGNWRESDEQRLHRTETGIMKTTEVVIQTHGD; via the exons ATGAGTCCTCTTCCCGGCAGATCCGTCGACCTACGGCAGATACTTTGGCTTCGTGATGAGTCGGGTGACTCCAATGCCCCTGGAATTCTCGCGGCAGTTGGCACATTGACCGGCCTGTCAACATTGGTGCTGTGGCTCCGTTGCTATGTGCGAGGGTATCTCCTGCGACGATTCAACGCAGAAGAGTACATCATTACCGTAGCGTGG CTGTGCGCCGTTGGTGTGCTAGTCTGTTTTGTGCTAGAAGCTCAACATGGTGTGGGTCGCTTTAGCAAAGACATcaccgatgaagatgagcaaGTCTTGTCTAAGCTGGTATACTATCATTCAATCATTGTCATGGTCGGGCTTAGTCTTGTGAAAATTTCCTTGGCTGTATTCTTGCGACGTTTCTCGTCAACCCTTTTAAGCAAGGCGTTAGTTGGATCGATAA TTTTTCTGGTGGCATTTACCATTGCCTGTGGTCTTACGCTGATTCTGCAATGCATTCCTGTAGCGGCAGCGTGGGAAACAAGCTTGCGACCTCATGCCCGCTGCTTCGACAATGATACTTATACAGCTATTGGCCTCTGGAATAGTA TTACGAACCTCGTCACCGATATCATCTTTGCAACTTTGCCAATTCCTCTTTTCATAGGGATTCAGGTCAACTGGCGAACCAAGTTCTCGCTGATAGGAGTGTTGAGTCTTGGATACCT TGCCTGCGTCGCTGGGATTGTCAAGATCATTTCGCAGGTCAAAGTACTAAAAGAGCAAAACATATATCG ACACGACACTTTCATGATTTGGAACTG TGCCGAGCTAAATGTCGCTATTCTCGCCGCCTGCCTCCCTAGTCTCAAGCCTCTACTGAAATCGGTCCTCGATGGGACCCGCAGCCTGACCACGGGGCGCCGCAATACCTCTGCCTACCGCTACGACACCCAGGGATATTATGTTCAGCGCAGCACCGACATTGCTATGAAGTCAATGCCCCGAGTACCACCGACTGTCTACGATGtcacagctgcaggaagctCCGACGGCGAATCCGGGAACTGGAGAGAAAGTGACGAGCAGAGGCTGCATCGGACTGAGACCGGCATCATGAAAACGACGGAAGTGGTGATTCAGACACATGGAGACTAA